In Lacrimispora indolis DSM 755, a genomic segment contains:
- a CDS encoding NusG domain II-containing protein: MNHLKKLTIIQKRELILIAAILVIAGLLSAVFYAGNRKPAEQVVVTVDGKTVETLDLHKDVDMIIEGYGGTDHLVIKDGYASITDASCPDKVCVRTGKIHKSGELIVCLPNRVVVTIEGED; this comes from the coding sequence TTGAATCATTTAAAGAAACTGACAATCATACAAAAAAGAGAGCTGATCCTTATTGCCGCTATTTTGGTCATAGCGGGATTGCTTTCTGCAGTATTTTATGCCGGAAACAGAAAACCGGCGGAGCAGGTGGTAGTTACCGTAGACGGCAAGACTGTGGAAACCCTGGATCTTCATAAGGACGTGGATATGATCATTGAGGGATATGGAGGTACGGATCATCTTGTCATCAAGGACGGCTACGCCAGCATTACGGATGCTTCCTGCCCTGATAAGGTGTGTGTCCGAACGGGAAAGATCCACAAGAGCGGGGAACTGATTGTCTGCCTGCCCAACCGGGTGGTGGTGACAATTGAGGGGGAAGATTAA